A region from the Cryptococcus gattii WM276 chromosome H, complete sequence genome encodes:
- a CDS encoding uncharacterized protein (Similar to SGTC gene model, INSD accession EAL19368.1), with translation MSTPPVTFPTASAHAGSPQQHGDDNPSLTWSGKNIKASDGYSALFTSGLFHESPTKPFGPQSQSKLSPTTPDRRHRRSSIIHATPSTSSPRIIKSQGLDGGVERALDTVMRSLKTMAMGTSSRKMDSPPSNQSRWSAWSSDSEGSKSMSRSCTPASGQQNDEYRDGDGGFFKPRKSSDTTRSKNTIRSIKSTKSSKSRKGRKSEETVSRMEMYGKGVPAVPTMPLMAVSTTPGRSRRMINGLVKRLGLTPRKNKSSLPPAQLPPNLPSPLPPAPVHASEDHTIPRKASLSTLRSVLTKKESSITLRSIRSIRSCNNASMTLNHVSTDDHPLPLPLPRPHGEAPANSPRTTPGKGRRTPKISIGQPKLQLETSPSAFLRGMPRRAPDTPKHELFALDREGCQDKDTPEVLAGSSRVGQGMWFGDENGEDIVMADEMMQTVEIFTPPPAPLPATTVRAPASHPIVSSVSTPSSQPCLGLQLSPLKIQGSIKSVESPSLPFSPVSLSSRLALASTSASTFTTAPTSFSILPASFTGSSPCPVPSALDEIVPRENTTLIRSAKTRRDTDGQGKGQAVDGRGKNRLLDSLIPPLGSPLNFGHGMGAPRKLRTAKASSTPGNLMAMGIPLSSKDTNALGLPVPSYPSLDGITSVKSKMGKMSTLSVISRLSKPSGGGASPAPQLRMQNQSQNRPPLGKMSLGTVTSYYDAHTVKGRERDKSSPPPFCGEDNHTYTRSISVDPSGRKFEDPLAPSIFNPKHSPSPSSMSDCSLGSLFSKGGDSIVTGETGATSSTDEVEKWELERYLNVLEGQSVNIRRRAGYI, from the exons ATGTCTACTCCGCCTGTGACATTCCCCACCGCCTCTGCTCATGCCGGCTCTCCTCAACAACATGGTGACGACAACCCATCTTTGACGTGGAGCGGGAAAAATATCAAAGCTTCAGACGGGTACTCTGCACTT TTCACCTCTGGGCTCTTTCACGAATCCCCGACCAAGCCCTTTGGGCCCCAGTCCCAATCTAAGCTTTCGCCGACTACACCTGACCGCCGTCACCGTCGctcttccatcatccaCGCCACGccttccacctcttctcctcgaATCATCAAATCACAAGGTCTTGATGGGGGTGTTGAGAGAGCACTGGATACTGTTATGCGGTCTTTGAAAACGATGGCTATGGGTACTAGCTCGCGCAAGATGGATTCGCCCCCCTCGAATCAGTCTAGATGGTCAGCGTGGTCTTCAGATTCCGAGGGAAGTAAGTCCATGTCGAGATCGTGTACGCCCGCATCGGGACAGCAGAATGATGAGTATCGCGACGGAGATGGTGGGTTTTTCAAACCTCGCAAATCTAGCGATACGACGCGAAGCAAGAACACTATTCGATCCATCAAATCCACCAAATCGAGCAAGTCGAGGAAGGGGAGAAAGAGTGAAGAGACGGTTAGTAGGATGGAGATGTATGGGAAAGGTGTACCTGCAGTACCTACTATGCCGCTTATGGCTGTATCAACTACTCCTGGGAGGAGCAGGAGGATGATTAATGGTTTGGTCAAAAGGTTGGGCCTGACACCAAGGAAGAATAAGTCTTCATT ACCGCCTGCTCAGTTACCTCCCAatcttccctctcccctACCTCCAGCTCCTGTCCATGCTTCAGAAGACCATACCATCCCTCGCAAGGCTTCTCTTTCCACCCTCCGTTCCGTCCTCACCAAAAAAGAGTCATCTATCACTCTTCGTTCCATCCGCTCGATCCGTTCCTGCAACAATGCGTCGATGACGCTCAACCACGTTTCCACCGATGATCATCCTCTACCTCTACCTTTGCCCCGTCCTCATGGTGAAGCACCTGCAAATTCACCACGTACCACCCCTGGAAAAGGACGGCGTACCCCTAAAATCTCGATTGGCCAGCCAAAACTCCAACTTGAGACGAGCCCTAGTGCGTTTCTGCGAGGCATGCCTCGTCGAGCGCCAGACACGCCCAAGCACGAGTTGTTTGCCCTGGATCGCGAAGGATGTCAAGACAAAGATACCCCAGAGGTCTTGGCTGGTAGTTCTCGAGTTGGACAGGGGATGTGGTTCGGAGACgaaaatggagaagataTTGTCATGGCTGATGAAATGATGCAGACAGTGGAGATTTTTACGCCTCCGCCGGCTCCACTGCCTGCTACAACTGTACGAGCACCTGCATCTCATCCGATTGTTTCTTCAGTTTCAACCCCGTCTTCTCAACCTTGTCTCGGTCTCCAACTTAGTCCTTTAAAAATACAAGGCTCAATCAAGTCTGTAGAATCGCCTTCCTTACCCTTCTCGCCTGTTTCACTTTCATCTCGTTTGGCCTTGGCCAGCACGTCTGCATCCACTTTCACCACCGCCCCTACCTCTTTCTCTATCCTACCTGCTAGCTTTACCGGTTCCAGCCCCTGTCCCGTCCCCAGCGCTCTAGATGAAATTGTCCCTCGGGAGAACACGACTCTTATTCGCTCGGCCAAAACTCGCAGAGACACTGACGGCCAAGGCAAAGGTCAAGCTGTAGACGGTCGTGGCAAGAACCGATTGTTGGACAGTCTCATACCCCCTTTGGGCTCACCTCTTAATTTCGGGCACGGAATGGGAGCACCCAGGAAATTACGGACTGCCAAAGCATCTTCAACGCCTGGGAATCTTATGGCGATGGGGATACCGTTGAGTAGTAAAGATACCAACGCTTTAGGATTACCAGTCCCTTCTTATCCATCTTTGGATGGCATTACCAGTGTCAAGTCCAAGATGGGCAAGATGAGCACGTTGAGCGTGATAAGCAGACTCTCGAAACCCTCAGGGGGAGGAGCAAGCCCGGCGCCACAGCTACGAATGCAGAATCAAAGTCAGAATCGGCCGCCTCTAGGAAAGATGAGCTTGGGTACAGTGACCAGTTATTATGATGCCCACACGG TGAAAGGGAGGGAAAGGGATAAgtcttctccacctccttTTTGTGGTGAAGACAATCATACCTACACCAGATCAATCTCGGTGGATCCGTCGGGTAGAAAATTCGAAGACCCTCTTGCACCGTCCATCTTTAACCCTAAACATTCTCCGTCCCCTTCATCGATGAGCGATTGTAGCTTGGGCTCATTATTCTCCAAGGGAGGCGATTCGATCGTGACGGGCGAAACGGGAGCCACCAGTAGTACGgatgaagtggagaaaTGGGAACTGGAGAGGTATTTGAATGTGCTGGAAGGTCAAAGTGTGAATATAAGAAGGAGAGCTGGCTATATTTAA
- a CDS encoding uncharacterized protein (Similar to SGTC gene model, INSD accession EAL19369.1) has translation MSISTANASTNAPEESLPKPTGLVMQIVVRRDLLTEHNWPVGPLLAQSAHAATAVLHRFRDHPDVERYLKGEDGRGWEGMRKVVLEVQDEAALKSLTSKIDDMANPVGYHLWIEQPENIPTALALVPNKRPKGLKRAFDEVGCELFK, from the exons ATGTCCATTTCTACCGCGAATGCCAGTACCAACGCCCCGGAGGAATCGCTACCGAAACCAACAGGGCTGGTCATGCAAATCGTCGTCAGACGTGATCTTTTGACC GAACATAACTGGCCTGTAGGACCGCTTTTAGCTCAATCGGCGCACGCTGCAACAGCCGTCCTGCATCGATTTCGGGATCACCCCGATGTCGAGCGGTATCTCAAAGGcgaagatggaagaggatgggaaGGAATGCGAAAGGTGGTATTGGAG GTCCAAGACGAAGCTGCGTTAAAATCGTTGACGAGCAAGATTGACGATATGGCGAATCCTGTGGGATACCATCTGTGGATCGAGCAGCC AGAAAACATACCCACTGCACTCGCGCTCGTACCAAACAAACGGCCCAAAGGCCTCAAACGAGCTTTTGACGAAGTAGGCTGTGAGCTGTTCAAGTGA
- a CDS encoding pseudouridylate synthase, putative (Similar to TIGR gene model, INSD accession AAW45495.1) translates to MIASFILRRANRMSRYTNLTREQLIQKLEALESSSSLAPSLEPLLPQVAATKQERKSKKKAEKAFHFPAHPTRHIALLISYHGWPYSGLALQAPATPDGPPVPTVEAELLAALEKTRLIAEGKGWEGCGFGRCGRTDRGVSGEGQVINLWVRSSRRRDDGGGELGDGWRDAAEPEVEKPVVVQEDGEAKGQEKKSKIVQPTRQPSEFPYPKLLNSVLPPSIRVLAWSPIPSSFDSRFSCTYRHYRYAFHTRPTPTSPELDLELMSQGAQLLLGEHDYRNFCKLDGSKQIENHTRGVLKAWFEGGESQGVGEGMMVFNLIGTAFLWHQVRHIVAVLFLIGAKLEPPSIVSDLLDVERFPSKPNYTMGHPLPLTLHHCGYPDDLIDWRFGGYDGPWQRLSEDEKEENYSLAMGGREGLDRQLEVAHQEAQLRSWQISGSLRKLDSIFGPSRAEKPVGALWPIGGGDYMMSGKYKKVEDRPRGETPDEVNRKWREGKGKVRKEARETKGMEIDD, encoded by the coding sequence ATGATTGcctccttcatccttcGGAGAGCAAACAGAATGTCACGCTACACCAATCTCACCCGCGAGCAACTCATACAAAAACTCGAAGCTCTCGaatcctcctcctccctcgCTCCTTCCCTCGAACCTCTCCTCCCGCAGGTCGCGGCCACTAAACAGGAACGCAAGTCCAAAAAGAAGGCCGAAAAAGCCTTTCACTTCCCCGCCCATCCTACCCGCCACATCGCCCTTCTCATATCGTACCACGGCTGGCCTTACTCTGGTCTTGCGCTCCAAGCGCCCGCTACGCCCGATGGACCGCCCGTCCCTACCGTCGAGGCGGAACTGTTGGCAGCGCTAGAGAAGACGAGGTTAATTGCGGAAGGCAAAGGGTGGGAAGGGTGTGGCTTTGGGAGGTGTGGACGGACGGATAGGGGAGTGAGTGGGGAGGGGCAAGTGATTAATCTTTGGGTGAGGAGTAGTAGGAGAAGGGACGATGGCGGTGGGGAGTTGGGGGATGGATGGCGGGATGCGGCTGAGCCAGAAGTGGAAAAGCCTGTTGTAGTACAGGAAGACGGGGAAGCAAAAGGGCAAGAGAAAAAGAGCAAAATCGTCCAGCCTACTAGACAACCGAGCGAGTTTCCATACCCAAAACTTCTCAATTCTGTCCTCCCGCCTTCTATACGAGTCCTCGCCTGGTCCCCTATCCCGTCATCATTCGACTCGCGATTCTCTTGCACGTACAGACATTACCGCTACGCTTTCCACACCCGACCTACACCTACTTCTCCTGAACTCGACCTCGAGCTTATGAGCCAAGGTGCTCAGCTCTTACTGGGCGAACACGATTACCGTAATTTCTGCAAACTGGACGGGTCAAAACAGATTGAGAACCATACGCGAGGCGTATTGAAAGCGTGGTTTGAAGGAGGGGAGAGTCAAGGTGTAGGGGAAGGGATGATGGTGTTCAACTTGATTGGTACCGCTTTCCTATGGCATCAAGTCCGTCATATCGTTGccgtcctcttcctcatcggTGCCAAGCTTGAACCACCTTCCATTGTCTCTGACTTGCTCGATGTCGAGCGCTTCCCTTCAAAGCCCAACTACACGATGGGTCACCCTTTACCTCTCACTTTACACCACTGTGGGTATCCCGATGATCTGATCGATTGGCGGTTTGGCGGATACGATGGTCCTTGGCAAAGATTGtcagaagatgaaaaggaggaaaatTATAGCCTCGCAATGGGCGGAAGAGAAGGTTTGGACAGACAACTCGAAGTTGCACACCAGGAAGCTCAGCTACGAAGTTGGCAGATATCAGGTTCTTTACGGAAACTTGATTCCATCTTTGGCCCCTCGCGCGCTGAGAAACCCGTGGGGGCTCTGTGGCCAATAGGCGGGGGAGATTATATGATGAGTGGAAAGTACAAGAAAGTGGAGGATCGGCCGAGGGGTG